The proteins below come from a single Halobacillus salinarum genomic window:
- the glgB gene encoding 1,4-alpha-glucan branching protein GlgB has translation MLEHTSLEEHDVYLFHQGNLRYSYQLLGSHLETYDGQSGVRFAVWAPNAVQVSVVGDFNQWDGRENPMTKMNDNGIWHAFIPDLERGTIYKYEILTPHGHLQLKADPYAFSSELRPNTASVVYPLREYKWNDEEWMKKRQATNIYESPMSIYEIHLGSWKYIEPEVFYTYREYADMVIPYVKELGYTHIELLPLTEHPFDRSWGYQATGYFSVTSRYGTPDDFRYFVDQCHQNGLGVILDWVPGHFCKDSHGLRRFDGEPVYEYANPSKAEKTQWGTLTFDFDRNEVQSFLISNAIYWLKEYHLDGLRVDAVASMLYLDFGKEEGAWELNEYGGRENIEAVSFIKRMNEAIFEEAPNVLMMAEESTSWPLVSAPTYIGGLGFNYKWNMGWMNDMLKYMEMDPIHRKYHHNLITFSLMYAYSENFVLPISHDEVVHGKKSLLNKMPGDYWQKFANLRLFLAYMYAHPGKKLLFMGGEFGQFDEWKDLEDLDWELLEYESHASTLSYVKQLHQVYQDLPALWELDHKEEGFFWIDANNFEQSIISFVRNSRSSNDQIVVVCNFTPVVYHDYKIGVPRHGCYQEIFSSDAEDFGGSGQTNGLPLQTTPEPWQGQDQHITMTIPPLAVSFLKRSSSTKEDKS, from the coding sequence ATGTTGGAGCATACGTCTTTAGAAGAGCATGACGTTTATTTATTTCATCAAGGTAACCTTCGATACAGCTACCAGCTTTTAGGTTCTCATTTGGAAACGTATGATGGCCAGTCAGGCGTACGCTTTGCCGTTTGGGCACCAAATGCTGTCCAAGTTAGTGTAGTAGGTGATTTCAATCAATGGGACGGCCGTGAAAATCCGATGACCAAAATGAATGATAATGGGATCTGGCACGCGTTTATTCCAGATTTGGAAAGAGGTACGATTTATAAATATGAAATTTTAACTCCCCATGGCCACTTGCAGTTGAAGGCGGATCCGTATGCATTCTCCAGCGAGCTTCGCCCCAATACAGCTTCGGTTGTCTATCCTCTCCGTGAATATAAGTGGAATGATGAAGAATGGATGAAAAAACGCCAGGCAACCAACATCTATGAATCTCCCATGTCGATTTATGAAATTCATTTAGGATCATGGAAATACATTGAACCGGAAGTCTTCTATACATATCGTGAATATGCCGATATGGTCATTCCTTATGTGAAGGAGCTTGGCTATACGCATATCGAACTTCTTCCTTTAACGGAGCACCCCTTCGACCGTTCCTGGGGGTATCAGGCTACAGGCTACTTCTCCGTTACTTCCCGGTATGGTACACCTGATGACTTCCGGTATTTTGTAGACCAATGCCACCAAAACGGTCTCGGAGTCATTCTGGACTGGGTGCCGGGACATTTCTGTAAAGATTCCCACGGCTTAAGACGGTTTGATGGCGAACCTGTCTATGAATATGCGAATCCAAGCAAAGCGGAAAAAACCCAATGGGGAACGCTGACCTTTGATTTTGATAGAAATGAGGTTCAAAGTTTTCTTATTTCCAACGCCATTTACTGGCTGAAAGAATACCACTTGGATGGTCTCCGCGTAGACGCTGTAGCCAGTATGCTCTATTTAGATTTTGGTAAGGAAGAAGGAGCATGGGAATTAAATGAATACGGCGGAAGAGAAAATATTGAAGCTGTTTCTTTTATTAAAAGAATGAACGAAGCGATTTTCGAAGAAGCTCCTAACGTCCTCATGATGGCAGAAGAATCCACGTCATGGCCACTGGTCAGTGCTCCAACGTACATTGGCGGTCTTGGCTTTAATTATAAATGGAATATGGGCTGGATGAACGACATGCTGAAGTACATGGAAATGGATCCAATCCATAGAAAATACCACCATAATTTGATTACTTTTTCTTTAATGTATGCCTACTCTGAAAATTTTGTATTACCGATTTCCCATGATGAAGTCGTTCATGGCAAGAAATCGTTACTCAATAAGATGCCGGGCGATTACTGGCAGAAATTTGCTAATCTTCGGTTATTTTTAGCTTATATGTATGCTCATCCGGGCAAAAAACTTCTATTTATGGGAGGTGAATTTGGACAATTCGATGAATGGAAGGACTTGGAGGATTTGGACTGGGAATTGCTAGAGTATGAGTCTCATGCCTCAACTTTATCCTACGTAAAACAGCTTCACCAAGTATATCAAGACTTACCAGCCTTATGGGAGCTTGATCATAAAGAGGAAGGCTTTTTCTGGATAGATGCCAATAACTTTGAGCAGAGCATTATATCCTTTGTGCGAAACAGCCGATCATCCAACGATCAGATTGTGGTCGTATGTAATTTCACTCCAGTTGTCTATCACGATTACAAGATAGGCGTTCCCAGGCATGGGTGCTATCAGGAGATTTTTTCAAGTGATGCTGAAGACTTCGGAGGTTCAGGGCAGACCAATGGGTTACCGCTCCAAACGACACCTGAACCGTGGCAGGGCCAGGACCAACATATAACAATGACCATTCCCCCATTAGCTGTAAGCTTCTTAAAGAGATCATCATCAACAAAGGAGGATAAATCATGA
- a CDS encoding glucose-1-phosphate adenylyltransferase — translation MKNKECVAMLLAGGQGTRLKSLTKRIAKPAVFFGGKYRIIDFPLSNCTNSGIDTVGVLTQYEPLILNNYIGIGSSWDLDRKYGGVSVLPPHMQSEGGGWYTGTANAIYRNIKFLTQFEPEHVLVLSGDHIYKMDYSAMLDYHKGSGADATISVIEVPWEEASRFGIMNTDDTGRINEFDEKPAEPKSNLASMGVYIFKWDVLKQYLIEDNENEESSHDFGKDIIPALLYDYKKLMAYTFEGYWKDVGTVDSLWAANMDLLKDEPELNLNDHSWRIYSKNPNQPAQYISSCATVKNALINEGCRIYGTVDTSIIFYGVQAGEGSVVKDSVIMPEVKIGRNVKINRAIIAKGSVIEDNAVIGDPSPGSEITLVADEGSVMASSYATNR, via the coding sequence ATGAAAAATAAAGAATGCGTTGCCATGCTGCTAGCAGGCGGCCAAGGAACAAGGTTGAAGTCGCTGACAAAAAGAATTGCCAAGCCTGCCGTCTTTTTTGGCGGGAAGTATCGGATCATTGATTTTCCCCTGAGTAATTGTACAAATTCTGGAATTGATACGGTAGGGGTTTTAACACAATATGAACCCCTTATCCTTAATAATTATATAGGTATCGGATCCTCCTGGGATCTGGATCGTAAATATGGCGGAGTTTCTGTTCTCCCGCCGCATATGCAGTCTGAAGGCGGCGGGTGGTACACAGGAACCGCTAACGCTATTTATAGGAACATTAAGTTTTTAACTCAGTTTGAGCCGGAGCATGTGCTCGTGCTTTCTGGCGACCATATTTATAAAATGGATTACAGTGCGATGCTTGACTACCATAAAGGCAGTGGAGCCGATGCCACGATCTCCGTTATAGAAGTACCTTGGGAAGAAGCAAGCCGCTTTGGCATTATGAATACAGACGATACAGGGCGGATTAATGAGTTTGACGAAAAACCTGCGGAACCGAAAAGTAACCTTGCTTCCATGGGGGTTTATATATTCAAGTGGGATGTACTTAAACAATATCTTATCGAAGATAATGAAAATGAAGAGTCTTCTCATGACTTTGGTAAAGATATTATTCCAGCTCTTCTCTATGATTATAAGAAGCTGATGGCTTACACATTTGAAGGCTACTGGAAGGATGTCGGTACAGTAGACAGCCTGTGGGCAGCCAATATGGATCTATTAAAAGACGAACCGGAATTAAATCTGAACGACCATTCCTGGAGGATTTATTCAAAGAATCCCAACCAGCCGGCCCAGTATATTTCTTCATGCGCTACCGTGAAAAACGCATTAATTAACGAAGGATGCAGAATATATGGAACCGTCGATACGTCGATCATCTTCTATGGAGTACAGGCAGGGGAGGGCAGTGTCGTCAAAGATTCAGTGATTATGCCGGAAGTGAAAATCGGCAGGAATGTAAAAATCAACCGGGCAATAATTGCGAAAGGAAGCGTCATTGAAGACAATGCTGTCATCGGAGATCCTTCTCCTGGCAGTGAAATCACTCTGGTTGCGGATGAAGGAAGCGTAATGGCTTCCAGTTATGCTACTAATAGATAG
- a CDS encoding carbohydrate ABC transporter permease, with protein MNRENARLGWLFASPYLIYTAIFFLFPLLWATYLAFTNWNLIAPDYDFVGVQNFIEAFFSKSVRAAFFVTYKFLVMFVPIVIAGALFLAVIIHALPKFKGLFSVAFFLPYLASGVASAIVVNGVLSYNSPLNIWLRGTFGLDIDWLGSTILAPLIIALMMAWKFAGYYALLFVAGLESIPKEIYEAAAIDGAVGWKRFWHVTIPMLYPSFYTVSILAVGLMFGIFTEPYVLTGGGPELSTHTWQLEIYNQAFQQLNAGYGTAIAVINSVVTFGSILVFRKILEKWGAKHGWE; from the coding sequence ATGAATAGAGAAAATGCGAGGCTGGGGTGGCTGTTTGCCAGCCCCTACCTCATCTATACAGCAATTTTCTTTTTATTTCCGTTATTATGGGCGACTTATTTAGCTTTTACGAACTGGAATTTAATTGCGCCGGATTATGATTTTGTAGGCGTTCAGAACTTTATTGAAGCTTTTTTCAGTAAAAGTGTTAGAGCCGCTTTTTTTGTCACGTATAAATTTTTAGTGATGTTCGTGCCTATTGTCATTGCGGGTGCCTTGTTTCTTGCCGTCATAATTCATGCACTGCCTAAATTTAAAGGGCTGTTTTCTGTGGCCTTCTTCCTGCCTTACTTGGCATCAGGAGTAGCGTCAGCGATTGTCGTGAATGGAGTGCTGTCTTACAACAGTCCGTTAAACATCTGGCTCAGAGGGACATTTGGCCTGGATATCGACTGGCTCGGCTCCACCATTCTTGCTCCATTAATCATTGCATTAATGATGGCATGGAAATTCGCAGGCTACTATGCACTTTTGTTTGTAGCCGGACTTGAGAGCATTCCTAAGGAAATTTATGAAGCGGCGGCCATCGATGGAGCCGTGGGCTGGAAACGGTTTTGGCACGTGACGATTCCGATGCTGTACCCATCTTTTTATACGGTCTCCATCTTAGCCGTGGGGTTAATGTTTGGGATTTTTACGGAACCTTATGTATTAACCGGCGGGGGACCGGAACTATCCACCCATACGTGGCAGCTGGAGATCTATAATCAAGCCTTTCAACAGCTGAATGCGGGTTATGGAACGGCGATCGCGGTCATCAATTCTGTCGTCACGTTCGGATCCATTCTAGTGTTCCGTAAAATTCTCGAGAAGTGGGGGGCAAAACATGGCTGGGAATAG
- a CDS encoding extracellular solute-binding protein — MKKNNWARLIVMVVVIALVASGCKSGGGEGSKDGSVSIQFWSAPNPTQQAFWKEMADEYMKENDKVTIKVTPMPESPSSEAGIQSAIAAGNAPTISENISRGFAAQLAASSAIVPLEEFDGYDELIKDRKMTDTISTWKFADGSQYVLPIYTNAMLFSWRMDILKELGYEEPPKTYSEVLEVGEKLKEKHPDKFLWARADLVKPTWWARWFDFFMLYNAASSGNNFVEGSKFIADDQAGIDTLSFMSDLSNKDLLLTREATDPFETGQSIMMDLGPWTFTYWADKFPEMKYGETYELSMPPVPDDMNPENAKTFADTKGLSIYASATKEEQQAAFDFVKWVYSNPENDLKWLKDTSLPPARDDLSSNDTFTAYFEENPQLVKFAKNIPNAVPPIDNEKTVEIQEAIGKQAVNPVVKGDKDPEAAWKDMKDAIDGVLK, encoded by the coding sequence GTGAAGAAAAATAACTGGGCACGTTTAATCGTGATGGTAGTAGTGATTGCACTTGTAGCTTCAGGCTGTAAATCTGGAGGCGGCGAGGGAAGTAAAGATGGAAGTGTAAGCATTCAATTCTGGTCTGCGCCGAACCCGACGCAGCAGGCGTTTTGGAAAGAGATGGCGGATGAATACATGAAGGAAAACGATAAAGTCACCATTAAAGTAACACCAATGCCTGAGAGCCCGTCGTCAGAAGCAGGTATCCAGTCGGCGATTGCTGCGGGTAATGCGCCGACGATTTCTGAAAATATCTCCCGTGGGTTTGCTGCTCAATTAGCTGCGTCGAGTGCGATTGTGCCGCTTGAAGAGTTCGATGGCTATGATGAATTAATCAAAGATCGGAAAATGACCGACACCATTTCCACATGGAAATTTGCTGACGGCAGCCAGTACGTGCTGCCTATTTACACAAACGCAATGCTGTTCAGCTGGCGAATGGATATTCTTAAAGAACTTGGATATGAAGAACCTCCGAAGACGTACAGTGAAGTCCTTGAAGTGGGAGAAAAATTAAAAGAAAAGCATCCGGATAAATTCCTCTGGGCCCGTGCTGATCTAGTTAAGCCTACGTGGTGGGCTAGATGGTTTGATTTCTTCATGCTTTATAACGCCGCGTCTTCAGGCAATAATTTCGTCGAGGGCAGCAAATTTATTGCTGACGATCAAGCGGGTATCGACACATTATCATTTATGAGTGATTTAAGTAACAAAGACCTGCTGTTAACCCGGGAAGCGACCGATCCGTTCGAAACCGGTCAATCGATCATGATGGATTTAGGTCCGTGGACCTTTACTTACTGGGCCGATAAGTTTCCGGAAATGAAGTATGGCGAGACTTATGAGCTTTCTATGCCGCCAGTACCTGATGATATGAATCCTGAGAACGCAAAAACCTTTGCCGATACAAAAGGGCTGTCCATTTACGCTTCGGCAACAAAAGAAGAGCAGCAGGCCGCGTTTGATTTTGTTAAATGGGTCTATTCAAATCCTGAAAATGATTTGAAGTGGCTGAAGGACACTAGTCTTCCACCTGCACGTGACGATTTGTCCAGTAATGACACCTTTACCGCTTATTTCGAGGAAAACCCTCAATTAGTGAAATTTGCTAAAAATATTCCAAATGCTGTACCTCCGATTGATAATGAAAAGACGGTAGAAATTCAAGAAGCGATTGGAAAACAGGCGGTTAATCCTGTAGTTAAAGGAGATAAAGATCCGGAAGCTGCATGGAAGGACATGAAGGATGCTATTGACGGGGTGTTGAAGTAA
- a CDS encoding DUF948 domain-containing protein: MSLVSISLLIIALAFAFIAIFVAITLKAASNTLASVSTTLEKMESKVDGITTESEQLMKKTNALAEDVQHKSDALNPLFESLQTMGTSMGNVNHSLQGMAESVAAASGKTDDQVAKAIRWGDAAMELYLKFKSRKNKQ; the protein is encoded by the coding sequence ATGTCATTAGTATCGATCAGCTTACTCATCATTGCTCTTGCTTTTGCTTTCATTGCCATATTTGTTGCCATCACATTAAAAGCAGCCTCTAATACGCTTGCAAGTGTTTCAACAACATTAGAAAAAATGGAAAGTAAAGTAGACGGAATTACAACGGAATCTGAACAATTAATGAAAAAAACCAACGCTTTAGCAGAGGATGTCCAGCACAAAAGCGACGCTCTTAACCCCCTATTTGAATCTCTTCAGACCATGGGCACCTCGATGGGAAACGTGAATCATTCCCTTCAAGGAATGGCAGAAAGCGTAGCAGCCGCTTCCGGCAAAACGGATGATCAAGTAGCCAAGGCCATTCGTTGGGGAGACGCCGCTATGGAACTCTACTTAAAATTCAAATCACGTAAAAATAAACAGTAA
- a CDS encoding TIGR00266 family protein produces MNNHEIDYKLYGDDMQFVEVELDPEETVIAEAGSLMMMDDQVEMETIFGDGSDSDGNGLMGKLFGAGRRVITGESLFMTAFTNVGQGKKHVAFASPYPGKIIPMDLSELDGKLICQKDAFLAAAKGVSIGIEFQRKIGTGFFGGEGFIMQKLEGDGMGFVHAGGTMHKRVLSPGEMLRVDTGCLVAMTGGVDYNIEYVGKVKTALFGGEGLFYATLRGPGTVWIQSLPFSRLASRVFAAMPKEGGSKGEGSIAGGLFDLLGGDRR; encoded by the coding sequence ATGAATAATCACGAGATTGATTACAAGCTTTATGGGGATGACATGCAATTCGTTGAAGTGGAGCTTGATCCTGAAGAAACCGTAATCGCAGAAGCAGGCAGCTTAATGATGATGGATGACCAGGTGGAAATGGAAACGATATTCGGTGATGGATCTGACAGCGATGGCAACGGACTCATGGGGAAATTATTCGGAGCAGGGCGACGCGTGATTACTGGAGAAAGTCTGTTCATGACAGCATTTACAAACGTTGGGCAAGGAAAGAAACATGTAGCTTTTGCTTCTCCGTACCCAGGGAAAATTATCCCTATGGATTTAAGTGAACTCGATGGGAAATTGATCTGCCAAAAGGATGCTTTCCTGGCTGCCGCTAAAGGCGTTTCCATTGGCATAGAGTTTCAACGCAAAATCGGCACGGGATTCTTCGGAGGAGAAGGCTTCATTATGCAAAAGCTGGAGGGTGACGGCATGGGGTTTGTCCATGCGGGAGGCACGATGCACAAACGTGTATTATCCCCTGGGGAAATGCTCCGGGTCGACACGGGCTGCCTCGTCGCAATGACCGGCGGTGTAGACTATAACATTGAATATGTAGGAAAAGTTAAAACCGCTTTATTTGGCGGAGAAGGACTTTTCTATGCCACTTTACGAGGACCGGGAACGGTTTGGATTCAGTCTCTTCCATTCAGCCGACTGGCCAGCCGTGTGTTTGCTGCCATGCCGAAGGAAGGCGGCTCAAAAGGTGAAGGCAGTATTGCCGGAGGGCTGTTTGATTTACTCGGAGGCGACCGCCGATAA
- a CDS encoding YihY/virulence factor BrkB family protein, whose amino-acid sequence MKKLKQYAKEVGAEFQKDNIPILGAAQAYHYLLAIVPLLILLLSILPYLNIDPETAMDFMKKLLPGDTAEVFRENILSIINKPKGGLLTIGIVGTVWSASNGMNAFIQAVNVTYNVDETRSFIRVRLLSIALTLGMIISIVVALVLPIFGGVLTNFLDSALSLHGNTVVLFQVLRWVISIVVMALILMALYHFAPNKTHPFSHIVPGALITAALWQIISLAFSFYIANFANYSATYGSLGGLIILMLWFFLTGIILMVGAEINVVYHRRKTEREREVA is encoded by the coding sequence ATGAAAAAACTAAAGCAGTATGCAAAAGAAGTCGGAGCTGAATTTCAGAAAGATAACATTCCTATCTTAGGAGCGGCACAGGCGTACCATTATTTACTTGCGATTGTTCCTTTACTCATTCTGCTTCTTTCCATTCTGCCTTATTTAAATATCGATCCTGAAACAGCCATGGATTTTATGAAGAAACTGCTTCCAGGTGATACGGCTGAAGTATTCAGGGAAAATATTTTAAGCATTATTAACAAACCTAAGGGCGGGCTGCTTACGATCGGGATTGTAGGGACGGTCTGGTCGGCTTCCAACGGAATGAACGCGTTTATCCAGGCGGTCAATGTCACGTATAATGTGGATGAAACAAGGTCGTTTATCCGAGTTCGGTTATTGTCCATCGCGCTCACACTTGGAATGATCATCTCCATAGTTGTCGCTCTTGTGCTGCCCATATTCGGCGGAGTACTGACGAACTTCCTGGACTCTGCCTTATCGCTTCATGGTAATACGGTTGTGCTGTTTCAAGTGCTTAGGTGGGTGATTAGTATCGTTGTTATGGCTCTGATACTCATGGCTCTCTATCATTTTGCGCCGAACAAAACCCATCCTTTTTCTCACATTGTTCCTGGTGCACTGATTACTGCGGCTTTATGGCAGATCATTTCGCTTGCCTTCTCTTTTTACATCGCTAATTTTGCTAATTACTCAGCGACTTACGGAAGTTTGGGGGGACTGATCATTTTAATGCTTTGGTTTTTCTTAACCGGTATTATTCTTATGGTTGGAGCAGAGATTAACGTCGTTTATCATCGAAGAAAAACCGAGAGGGAAAGGGAAGTTGCTTAA
- a CDS encoding sulfite exporter TauE/SafE family protein, translated as MFDLSLFQWIMVLICTIFIGFTKTGLSSLGILVVTILMYIFPAKASVGILLPMLIVGDLFAVTYFRKSVVWRYLLSLLPWVLIGIVAGYFVLDQVNSEQLKPMIGALVLALIILHFSRERLGEKFNEMLPDSIWFTSLMGILAGFTTMIGNAAGGVMAIYLIVKGLPKQEFVGTGAWFFLFVNLIKVPFYIYLGLITTETISFNLWLIPTILIGALIGVKVLKLLPQRTFQMLVLAFAAIGAIRLLFV; from the coding sequence ATGTTTGATCTTTCATTATTTCAATGGATAATGGTCCTTATTTGTACTATTTTCATAGGATTTACGAAAACAGGGCTTTCCAGTTTGGGTATTCTCGTTGTAACGATTCTGATGTACATATTTCCTGCTAAAGCATCGGTTGGTATATTACTTCCTATGTTAATTGTCGGAGACTTGTTTGCGGTTACCTACTTTCGGAAAAGTGTCGTTTGGAGGTATTTGCTTTCGCTGCTTCCTTGGGTATTAATCGGGATTGTGGCCGGCTATTTTGTGTTGGATCAAGTGAACAGTGAACAGCTGAAGCCGATGATTGGAGCGCTGGTGCTTGCTTTAATTATTCTGCATTTCAGCAGGGAACGTCTTGGGGAAAAGTTTAATGAAATGCTTCCAGATTCGATATGGTTTACTTCGTTAATGGGAATTCTCGCCGGATTTACAACGATGATTGGCAATGCGGCCGGCGGTGTGATGGCGATTTACTTAATTGTGAAAGGACTGCCTAAGCAGGAGTTTGTTGGGACAGGCGCGTGGTTCTTCCTGTTCGTCAATCTTATTAAAGTTCCGTTCTACATCTATTTAGGGTTGATTACTACGGAGACGATTTCTTTTAATTTGTGGTTGATTCCTACGATTTTAATAGGAGCACTGATTGGGGTTAAAGTGCTTAAGCTTCTCCCGCAGCGCACGTTCCAGATGCTGGTGCTTGCATTTGCGGCCATCGGAGCGATACGGTTGTTATTTGTGTAA
- a CDS encoding carbohydrate ABC transporter permease: protein MAGNRTFKLTLLYILASVVLVIMVAPYVYMVLGSLAPWDQVDRKIIPTELTLKSYKWLFFGGEGVLARPWLRALFNSVFVTLTSTILMMATAILVGYSLAKLRFKGSRFINNVILFQMFYPAIILLIPLFLIIRYFGMYDTYWAMILPKAVNLWAIFMYTNFFRSLPDELLEAAKMDGASQFKIVWRVVLPMSRSITTIIFLFLFMERWVELLWDMLVVNSENMLTLNVLLAQMFGPYGGYPGPMYAASVLLTMPILILFIIFSKNFKDGMQFVLK, encoded by the coding sequence ATGGCTGGGAATAGAACGTTCAAATTAACGCTGCTGTATATTTTAGCCTCTGTCGTCTTGGTTATCATGGTTGCTCCTTACGTGTATATGGTGCTCGGATCTCTTGCCCCCTGGGATCAAGTGGATCGGAAAATCATTCCTACAGAACTTACGCTGAAATCGTATAAATGGCTGTTTTTTGGCGGCGAAGGAGTGCTGGCACGACCGTGGCTGCGGGCGTTATTTAATAGTGTCTTTGTTACGCTGACTTCCACGATTTTAATGATGGCGACGGCCATTCTTGTCGGTTATTCATTAGCGAAATTAAGATTTAAAGGCAGCCGGTTTATCAACAACGTAATTTTATTTCAAATGTTTTATCCGGCCATCATTCTGCTCATCCCTCTGTTTTTAATCATTCGTTATTTTGGGATGTACGACACGTATTGGGCGATGATTCTGCCGAAAGCAGTAAATTTGTGGGCGATCTTTATGTACACGAATTTCTTCCGCAGTCTCCCTGATGAACTGCTTGAGGCAGCAAAGATGGATGGAGCCAGCCAGTTTAAAATTGTCTGGAGGGTCGTCCTGCCGATGTCCCGTTCGATTACCACTATTATCTTCCTGTTTTTATTTATGGAACGCTGGGTGGAGCTCTTATGGGATATGCTTGTCGTCAACAGCGAGAATATGCTCACATTAAACGTGCTGCTCGCGCAGATGTTTGGCCCTTATGGAGGTTACCCAGGTCCGATGTATGCAGCTTCCGTTCTGCTGACGATGCCTATTCTGATTCTGTTTATTATCTTTAGTAAAAACTTTAAGGATGGCATGCAGTTTGTCCTGAAGTGA
- a CDS encoding DUF421 domain-containing protein, whose translation MMEATAYITRCVFMLIVTWTAIRLIGKKSISNMTSYDLAAIMLITTVAAEPLVYKIPSKSTIGVITLTISTILLGFISLKKFFYNIDSLPVIVVANGSIVEKSLKNARMNIPLLLSELRLQGYQNIADVQFAIIEPNGKLSVVPKSQARPLQPSDIHLPPSSVSLSFPLVIDGKIIHENLAFLNQNEAWLMSQLKAFTVTTLNDVLLVQMDGQRQMQVIKRDGNIKAPNVT comes from the coding sequence ATGATGGAAGCCACTGCTTATATCACCCGCTGTGTGTTTATGTTAATTGTGACTTGGACGGCCATTCGTCTGATCGGAAAAAAATCCATTTCCAATATGACGTCGTACGACCTGGCAGCTATTATGCTGATCACTACAGTCGCTGCCGAACCATTGGTCTATAAAATTCCTTCCAAATCGACAATAGGAGTCATTACGCTGACTATCTCGACTATCCTGCTCGGCTTCATTTCTTTGAAGAAATTTTTTTATAATATCGATTCCCTCCCTGTGATTGTAGTCGCCAATGGCAGCATTGTAGAAAAATCATTAAAAAATGCCCGCATGAACATTCCTTTGCTGCTCTCAGAATTAAGACTTCAAGGATACCAAAATATTGCTGACGTTCAATTTGCGATCATTGAACCAAACGGGAAACTCTCTGTCGTACCTAAATCCCAGGCCAGACCCTTGCAGCCAAGCGATATCCACCTTCCGCCGAGTTCCGTCTCCCTAAGCTTCCCACTCGTTATTGACGGGAAAATCATTCACGAAAACCTTGCTTTTTTGAACCAGAATGAAGCTTGGCTGATGTCTCAGTTGAAGGCTTTCACTGTGACAACACTTAATGATGTCCTGCTTGTGCAAATGGATGGACAAAGACAAATGCAAGTAATTAAGCGTGACGGAAACATAAAAGCGCCTAATGTAACGTGA
- a CDS encoding DUF948 domain-containing protein, with translation MDYLGIGVLIIGIAFAIVSIFLIRALNNLAGVLGGVNKTVQRLPDQMDGIMSQTTNILHTSNDTLADLNEKISTLSPLFYIVGDIGESSRKLTSSMLDMSKSVKKSTHEGERKINEEGWRGIYGAIALTYYLSQKKKALKEAGKPIEKTPAEPAFQEAASGSNNHE, from the coding sequence ATGGACTATTTAGGTATTGGAGTACTCATCATCGGAATAGCTTTTGCCATTGTCTCTATTTTTCTTATCCGCGCCCTAAACAATTTAGCCGGCGTTTTAGGTGGAGTAAACAAGACGGTTCAGCGCCTTCCTGACCAGATGGATGGCATTATGAGCCAAACGACGAACATTCTCCATACGAGTAATGACACGCTCGCTGATCTAAATGAAAAAATCAGCACATTGAGCCCGCTTTTCTATATTGTTGGTGATATTGGAGAATCTTCAAGAAAGCTTACGTCTTCCATGCTTGACATGAGCAAATCTGTGAAGAAGAGTACCCATGAAGGAGAAAGGAAAATCAACGAAGAAGGCTGGCGCGGAATTTATGGAGCGATTGCGCTTACGTATTATCTTTCCCAGAAGAAAAAGGCCTTGAAAGAAGCAGGAAAGCCGATAGAAAAAACTCCTGCTGAACCAGCTTTCCAGGAAGCAGCATCAGGAAGTAACAATCATGAGTAG